From Penicillium psychrofluorescens genome assembly, chromosome: 1, one genomic window encodes:
- a CDS encoding uncharacterized protein (ID:PFLUO_002042-T1.cds;~source:funannotate) encodes MISTPSSADYIIVGGGTAGLVVANRLSEDPNIHVIVLESGPDCTTDPRVQDPKAWPTLQGSDLDWQLKTAPQPGFNNREQTFPSGKVLGGSAAINGLAYLPPSPASIDAWSQLGNSEWNWDSLLPYMHKSYTVSAPDAETCKAMNVNLQTTGSGPIQVSYPTLAAKTNHALLQAWTDAFRAQGYECASDLLSEKKTVGPRHYSAVIDPKSGLRSSADGEYGTPAAKRPNVEIVTGAHVRRIVFSTLSSALPIATGVEVCVGGHVLIVDATKEVILAAGALHTPKLLELSGVGDKEVLDRLGIPQVIDSPGVGENLQNHVLTVLPVPLSDIPEATNAVPGIQATAFVRLDAQEQAEVLAHVAPSGHDHDRVIRSVIEQPDEASALVLLMVAPGNLGVLVVIPCFPLSRGNTHINTTDPNAQPTIDPKFFSQELDLEVMARHVQRVRELPSAPAIRRFFKTPDLEAMDLSAIKESLRSSAQTAHHYCGTASMLPREKGGVVDQNLRVYGTPNVRVVDASVFPLIPHANPLATVYAVAERAAQVIANK; translated from the exons ATGATCTCCACTCCATCCTCTGCCGACTATATAATTGTCGGCGGTGGCACCGCCGGTCTGGTGGTCGCCAACCGACTGTCCGAAGATCCCAATATCCACGTTATCGTACTGGAAAGTGGCCCAGACTGCACCACCGATCCTCGAGTGCAGGATCCAAAAGCATGGCCAACTTTGCAAGGTTCGGATCTGGATTGGCAGCTGAAGACAGCGCCGCAG CCGGGCTTTAACAACCGTGAACAAACCTTTCCTTCCGGGAAGGTTCTGGGAGGTTCAGCTGCCATCAATGGGTTGGCATATCtgccaccatcaccagccagCATCGACGCCTGGTCCCAGCTGGGAAACTCGGAATGGAATTGGGACTCGCTTCTTCCGTATATGCACAAGTCCTATACGGTCTCTGCGCCCGATGCAGAGACCTGTAAGGCGATGAACGTGAATCTGCAGACCACAGGCTCCGGGCCCATTCAGGTATCTTACCCGACTCTGGCAGCGAAGACAAACCATGCCCTCCTCCAGGCTTGGACCGATGCCTTCCGGGCCCAGGGGTATGAATGTGCGAGCGACCTCCTATCTGAAAAGAAAACGGTCGGTCCTCGCCACTACTCAGCGGTGATTGATCCCAAGTCTGGTCTTCGGAGCAGTGCTGATGGGGAGTATGGCACTCCAGCTGCGAAGAGGCCCAATGTTGAGATTGTGACGGGAGCGCATGTTCGTCGTATTGTATTTTCCACTCTATCCTCCGCTCTGCCCATTGCAACCGGTGTCGAAGTTTGTGTAGGTGGCCACGTTCTCATTGTGGATGCAACAAAGGAGGTGATCCTCGCTGCGGGTGCCCTTCACACCCCGAAGCTGCTCGAACTCTCTGGCGTTGGAGACAAAGAGGTGCTCGATCGTCTTGGGATTCCCCAGGTGATTGATAGTCCTGGTGTCGGAGAAAACTTGCAGAACCACGTCCTCACGGTGTTGCCTGTGCCGTTGAGCGACATTCCCGAAGCTACAAACGCGGTGCCAGGCATTCAAGCCACGGCGTTTGTGCGCTTAGATGCGCAGGAACAAGCAGAAGTCTTAGCCCACGTAGCCCCATCTGGCCACGATCACGACCGAGTCATTCGCTCAGTAATCGAGCAACCCGACGAAGCATCCGCGCTGGTGCTGCTCATGGTCGCGCCGGGCAACCTGGGCGTGTTGGTGGTGATTCCCTGTTTCCCTCTGTCCCGTGGAAACACTCACATCAACACCACGGACCCGAACGCTCAGCCGACTATTGATCCGAAATTCTTCAGTCAGGAACTGGATCTAGAGGTCATGGCCAGACACGTTCAGCGCGTGCGGGAACTACCATCTGCGCCGGCCATACGAAGATTCTTCAAGACGCCCGATCTCGAGGCCATGGATCTGAGTGCGATCAAGGAATCGCTGCGATCGAGTGCGCAGACAGCGCATCATTACTGCGGCACGGCGAGCATGTTGCCGCGCGAGAAGGGAGGCGTAGTGGATCAGAATCTGCGAGTCTACGGGACGCCTAATGTGCGGGTGGTAGATGCCAGTGTGTTTCCTCTGATTCCGCACGCGAACCCGTTGGCGACGGTGTATGCGGTGGCCGAGAGGGCTGCGCAGGTTATCGCGAACAAATAA
- a CDS encoding uncharacterized protein (ID:PFLUO_002044-T1.cds;~source:funannotate), giving the protein MRPRMHFDDVAWERSEAIQDAWIHELFKEETLMAIGRFILKHRRGVPVELGDPKAGAFNVCFRMKFEDGGSAIIRFPKPGATMFPEEKVRNEVAIIRYIHQHTTIPVPFVLHWGTKEENPLGLGPFIIMEYIDHALDLSDVLNTPGFATADRPILNPNIDDTKLQLLYRQFADVLLQLSTLRLPNIGSLVQIDDFTWEVAQRPLSYNANELVRLGTLPRSKLPRANETFQSASSYFNTLADLHLEHLTHQQNDAVDSADDCRRRYIARFLFRKLAREGRLTTSSTNLGPFNIWCDDLRPSNVLVNEHLQIVGVVDWEFTYAAPVEFSHTPPWWLLLEQPEYWPDGMEEWAEVFESRLQTFLKVLREQKDVAIDRGRLKDEQRLSKPMQQSWESGDFWVTYAVRKNVAFDAVFWKKLDCRFFGPGMSTEDDRWKERIDLLTEDERANMEKVVEKKLGETKARVLAWEPDEVETLKPPLL; this is encoded by the coding sequence ATGAGGCCACGCATGCACTTTGACGATGTCGCATGGGAAAGAAGTGAGGCCATCCAAGACGCTTGGATACACGAATTGTTCAAGGAAGAGACTTTGATGGCTATTGGTAGGTTTATCCTGAAACATCGAAGAGGAGTGCCCGTTGAGCTGGGTGATCCAAAAGCTGGGGCGTTCAATGTGTGCTTCAGAATGAAGTTTGAGGACGGCGGTTCTGCAATCATTCGATTTCCCAAACCCGGTGCTACGATGTTTCCCGAAGAGAAGGTGCGCAATGAAGTCGCTATAATTAGGTACATTCACCAGCATACGACGATTCCCGTACCATTTGTCCTGCACTGGGGcacaaaagaagaaaatccTCTCGGCCTTGGCCCATTTATCATCATGGAATACATTGACCATGCATTGGACCTGAGCGACGTCCTTAACACTCCCGGATTTGCGACTGCGGATCGTCCGATTCTCAACCCAAACATTGATGACACTAAGCTTCAACTGCTGTACAGACAGTTTGCGGATGTTTTGCTTCAGTTGTCCACGCTACGACTGCCTAATATAGGATCATTGGTTCAGATTGACGATTTCACCTGGGAGGTGGCCCAAAGACCACTATCCTATAACGCGAATGAACTCGTCCGTCTAGGGACTCTTCCGCGCTCGAAGTTGCCAAGGGCGAACGAAACTTTTCAATCAGCGTCATCCTACTTCAATACACTGGCAGATCTCCACCTCGAGCATCTCACACACCAGCAGAACGATGCCGTCGATTCCGCGGATGACTGTCGACGAAGGTATATTGCAAGATTTTTATTCCGCAAGCTCGCGAGGGAGGGTCGATTAACGACTTCTTCCACGAATCTCGGACCATTCAACATCTGGTGTGACGATCTTCGGCCCTCTAACGTCTTGGTCAACGAACATCTTCAAATAGTCGGGGTTGTGGACTGGGAATTCACTTATGCTGCACCAGTGGAGTTCTCTCACACCCCGCCGTGGTGGCTGCTTCTTGAGCAACCAGAGTATTGGCcggatgggatggaagagTGGGCGGAGGTGTTTGAGTCACGCCTTCAGACGTTTTTGAAAGTGCTACGCGAACAGAAAGACGTGGCCATAGACCGCGGCAGACTGAAAGATGAACAAAGGCTTTCCAAGCCAATGCAACAAAGCTGGGAGAGCGGTGATTTTTGGGTCACCTATGCGGTGAGGAAAAACGTCGCGTTCGATGCTGTTTTCTGGAAAAAGCTTGATTGCCGATTCTTTGGACCCGGAATGAGCACCGAAGACGACCGTTGGAAAGAACGGATAGATCTTCTTACCGAAGATGAAAGAGCAAACATGGAAAAGGTAGTCGAGAAGAAACTGGGAGAAACGAAAGCGAGGGTTTTAGCCTGGGAGCCTGATGAGGTGGAGACATTGAAACCCCCTTTACTTTGA
- a CDS encoding uncharacterized protein (ID:PFLUO_002039-T1.cds;~source:funannotate), whose translation MSPTPPSTTSSSVESPEFRVIRKRNRVPLSCGACRHRKLKCNRSHPCENCVKRGDAASCTYAQTNTRKKNAPPQTSTTPDDMQNRIDRLEGLVLSLMTNGSQSAGPAAALAAITGDSSADSAHPSNDFDIDIDDDGNDGPEESDTEQVTKSFGIMKVDNANKSYYISDAHWASVLNDISEVRNFFASHKKQYEEQAEKVKGQQPPTDVSESTLLFGAMKPMTRPEILSSLPSKYTCDMLVARYFNTYDPATHVLHAPTFQAQYNKHWEDTSQTCIVWISMLFGMIRLAMLSYSREGDEPPEFRGKSMDMASSFRNSVAQCLTLADYTKPYPYLIESLVFHLHGDFSQTREASVSVWVLTGVITRLAMRMGYHRDSKMFPNITPFQGEMRRRVWTFVRSADLLFSFQVGLPSMIRSTDSDTDLPRNLYDDDFDETCKELPPSRPTNEPTSISYLIAKGRLTQAFGRVVEHTSSVASSSYDKVMEIDADLRRARDLIPEHLQIRPMEECQLDPANLIASRFMIMSVYNKAQCVLHRPYLVRARDNPRFTYSRRTCIDSAMDVLSYQKILSVEHEPTGRLRRGQSRVSSLTSADFLLAASIVCLDLYQGSQLQASGRPSGDTYTWGRERREEMMAAIQQSKEIWDQLGDESMEAWKAANMLGVMLGKLNTIPGLENGAAPNISFEPQDEKQNAAMTLGLLSSGMSPMNSGPASFPDPMFKMAGSPMPTAGVGNPTEVSGALSPFSSMFGQMPDMQANLDWDAWDTYIQNPTLDTTNQFWHMMDVQRQPTPQTVGMSQPAMPTPLASTRLATPYPSAMGVIPSEGKNARPPSMFSPPFNSPDSGGNSFSTPTTSQPGSTGQDQGNA comes from the exons ATGTCTCCGACACCACCTTCTACAACTTCCTCGAGCGTGGAGTCGCCCGAGTTTCGAGTGATACGCAAGCGCAACCGCGTGCCTCTGTCGTGTGGGGCGTGCCGTCACCGCAA GTTGAAATGCAACCGCTCCCACCCGTGTGAGAACTGCGTCAAACGCGGCGACGCCGCTTCATGTACCTATGCGCAGACAAATAcgcgcaagaagaacgcccCTCCGCAGACGTCGACTACTCCCGATGATATGCAAAACCGCATCGACCGACTGGAGGGCTTGGTGTTGTCGTTGATGACAAACGGCTCTCAGTCGGCCGGCCCGGCGGCAGCCCTGGCGGCTATCACAGGGGACAGCAGCGCGGACTCGGCTCATCCTTCGAACGActttgatattgatattgaCGACGACGGCAATGATGGCCCGGAGGAAAGTGATACAGAGCAGGTTACCAAGTCCTTTGGGATCATGAAGGTGGACAACGCCAACAAGTCCTATTACATCAGTGATGCTCACTGGGCCTCTGTGCTCAATGAT ATTTCTGAAGTGCGGAATTTCTTCGCATCCCACAAGAAACAATATGAGGAGCAGGCAGAGAAGGTCAAGGGCCAACAGCCGCCCACTGATGTTTCAGAGTCGACACTGCTATTTGGTGCCATGAAACCCATGACTCGGCCTGAAATTCTGTCGTCTTTGCCGTCCAAGTACACGTGTGATATGCTTGTTGCCCGCTACTTCAATACCTACGACCCTGCAACTCATGTTCTTCATGCTCCTACATTCCAAGCACAGTACAACAAGCACTGGGAAGACACGTCTCAAACTTGTATTGTCTGGATCAGCATGCTCTTTGGCATGATACGACTGGCCATGCTGTCTTATAGTCGGGAAGGCGACGAGCCTCCCGAGTTCCGGGGCAAGTCTATGGACATGGCCAGCTCATTTCGAAACTCCGTGGCACAGTGCTTGACGCTAGCTGACTACACAAAGCCCTACCCTTATCTCATCGAATCGCTAGTGTTCCACCTGCATGGCGATTTCTCCCAGACTCGAGAGGCCTCTGTTTCCGTTTGGGTGCTGACGGGTGTGATCACTCGGCTGGCAATGCGGATGGGATATCATCGGGACTCCAAGATGTTCCCTAACATAACCCCGTTCCAGGGCGAGATGCGACGACGGGTATGGACCTTTGTCCGCTCTGCGGATCTGCTGTTTTCATTTCAGGTTGGACTACCGAGCATGATTCGCAGCACCGACAGTGACACGGACCTACCGCGAAACCTCTATGATGACGATTTTGATGAAACCTGCAAGGAGCTGCCGCCTTCACGGCCGACAAATGAGCCGACCTCAATTTCGTATCTGATCGCCAAAGGCCGTCTGACACAGGCTTTTGGCCGCGTTGTCGAACACACATCTTCTGTTGCATCTAGCTCTTACGACAAGGTGATGGAAATCGACGCCGATCTTCGTCGTGCAAGGGATTTGATTCCTGAGCATCTGCAAATTCGACCCATGGAAGAGTGCCAGTTGGATCCGGCCAATCTCATCGCGTCACGGTTCATG ATCATGAGTGTGTATAACAAGGCACAATGTGTATTGCATCGACCGTACCTGGTTCGGGCGCGTGATAATCCCCGTTTCACTTACTCCCGACGGACGTGTATCGACTCGGCCATGGATGTTTTGAGCTACCAGAAGATCCTTTCCGTAGAACATGAGCCGACCGGGCGCCTACGGAGGGGCCAGAGCCGAGTGTCGTCTTTGACATCAGCAGATTTCCTGCTTGCAGCCTCCATCGTCTGTCTTGATTTATACCAAGGATCCCAGCTTCAAGCAAGTGGACGACCATCCGGAGACACGTACACCTGGGGCCGAGAGCGTCGtgaggagatgatggcggcgatCCAGCAGTCGAAAGAAATCTGGGATCAATTGGGAGACGAAAGCATGGAAGCATGGAAAGCAGCCAACATGCTGGGCGTGATGCTCGGAAAACTGAACACGATCCCGGGTCTGGAAAACGGGGCTGCGCCGAACATATCATTTGAGCCGCAAGACGAGAAGCAGAATGCCGCCATGACGCTTGGCCTGCTGAGTAGTGGGATGAGCCCGATGAACTCAGGCCCGGCTTCCTTCCCGGATCCAATGTTCAAAATGGCGGGTTCGCCCATGCCAACTGCGGGAGTGGGCAATCCCACCGAAGTCTCGGGTGCGCTCTCGCCGTTCAGTAGCATGTTCGGCCAGATGCCGGACATGCAGGCCAACCTCGACTGG GATGCATGGGACACCTACATCCAAAATCCAACGCTTGACACAACCAACCAATTCTGGCACATGATGGATGTACAACGGCAGCCAACACCACAGACCGTCGGCATGTCCCAACCAGCCATGCCTACTCCTCTAGCCTCAACACGGCTGGCAACACCCTATCCCTCTGCCATGGGCGTCATCCCATCGGAGGGCAAGAATGCGCGGCCACCCAGCATGTTTTCACCGCCATTTAACAGCCCCGATAGCGGTGGTAATAGTTTTAGCACGCCCACGACATCCCAGCCCGGAAGTACAGGCCAGGACCAAGGAAATGCGTGA
- a CDS encoding uncharacterized protein (ID:PFLUO_002041-T1.cds;~source:funannotate), giving the protein MSFLGGAECSTAGNPLTQFTKHVQDDKSLQRDRLVGRGPGMQEGMRSRGMMGGQDQMMDDFMQQPGQQIPGPTPQPFAMEHMRRELENFQTAPPRTGSPGWAAEFDGGEQARMEAAFPGAAQMNNGSNFTPAEFARFQQQGRMSSPATSATPPAMAGYQRPMGMGGYMGGMGGMGGMGMMQPSYGGPMGMQQQPVEGQTQNKGKDRMVELDDENWEAQFAEMETAGNETRTDDEANAAMEAELNELDRSVPNSEFETVWQRVQAETATNRKLAEEVDDFEVTDSLHVGDLNDWEGFDSLNTRFRDPQLGDYMFEEDNVYQAVNNPFEEGVKIMREGGNLSLAALAFEAAVQKDPQHVQAWTMLGSAQAQNEKELPAIRALEQALKVDPDNLDALMGLAVSYTNEGYDSTAYRTLERWLSHKYPQIINPNDVSGDADLGFTDRQLLHDRVTDLFIQAAQLSPSGVQMDPDVQVGLGVLFYCAEEYDKAVDCFSSALASTESGSTNQREQLHLLWNRLGATLANSGRSEEAIEAYEQALTINANFVRARYNLGVSCINIGCYPEAAQHLLGALSMHRVVEQEGRERAREIIGDGQGPDGLDDERLERMLHISQNQSTNLYDTLRRVFSQMGRRDLADQVVAGMDVNVFRKEFEF; this is encoded by the exons atgtcgTTCCTCGGTGGCGCCGAATGCTCTACCGCGGGAAACCCTCTGACCCAATTCACCAAGCACGTTCAAGATGACAAGTCACTCCAGCGCGACCGGCTCGTGGGCCGTGGGCCCGGAATGCAAGAGGGCATGCGGTCGCGAGGGATGATGGGCGGACAGGACCAG ATGATGGACGACTTCATGCAGCAACCGGGCCAGCAAATACCCGGCCCGACCCCTCAGCCGTTCGCCATGGAGCACATGCGGCGCGAGCTCGAGAACTTCCAGACTGCACCGCCTCGAACCGGGTCGCCCGGGTGGGCGGCGGAGTTTGATGGCGGCGAGCAGGCACGCATGGAGGCGGCCTTCCCCGGCGCGGCACAAATGAACAACGGATCTAATTTCACGCCTGCCGAATTCGCGCGCttccagcagcaaggccGTATGTCCAGCCCGGCGACCTCCGCCACACCGCCCGCTATGGCCGGGTATCAGCGGCCGATGGGGATGGGTGGGTATATGGGAGGTATGGGAGGCATGGGCGGAATGGGCATGATGCAGCCGTCATATGGCGGGCCGATGGGTatgcagcagcaacccgTGGAAGGACAGACGCAGAATAAGGGCAAGGACCGGATGGTGGAACTGGACGACGAGAACTGGGAGGCACAGTtcgccgagatggagacggCCGGCAACGAGACGCGCACGGACGACGAGGCTAATgcggcgatggaggcggAGCTGAACGAGCTGGACAGGTCAGTGCCCAATTCAGAATTCGAGACCGTGTGGCAACGGGTCCAGGCTGAGACGGCGACAAACAGAAAACTCGCCGAGGAGGTAGATGACTTTGAGGTTACCGATAGCTTGCATGTCGGGGACTTGAATGACTGGGAGGGTTTCGATAGCCTCAACACGCGGTTCCGGGATCCGCAGCTGGGCGATTACATGTTTGAAGAGGACAATGTCTACCAGGCTGTCAACAACCCGTTTGAGGAAGGCGTGAAGATCATGCGCGAGGGCGGCAATCTGTCGCTAGCGGCATTGGCGTTTGAGGCTGCTGTTCAAAAAGACCCGCAACACGTGCAAGCTTGGACGATGTTGGGTtcggcgcaggcgcagaaCGAAAAGGAACTGCCGGCCATCCGGGCACTGGAGCAGGCTCTCAAGGTCGATCCTGATAACTTGGACGCACTGATGGGTCTGGCCGTCTCATACACCAACGAAGGTTACGACTCAACCGCCTACCGCACACTCGAGCGCTGGCTATCCCACAAATATCCGCAGATCATCAACCCGAATGATGTGTCCGGTGATGCCGACTTGGGATTCACAGACCGGCAGCTCCTGCACGACCGCGTTACAGACCTTTTCATCCAAGCCGCTCAgctctctccctctggaGTACAGATGGACCCGGACGTGCAAGTCGGACTCGGCGTGCTTTTCTACTGCGCAGAGGAATACGACAAAGCCGTCGActgcttctcatccgccCTCGCCTCAACCGAGTCCGGCAGCACCAACCAGCGcgagcagctccatctcctATGGAACCGACTAGGCGCGACACTCGCCAACTCAGGCCGCTCGGAAGAAGCAATTGAGGCATATGAGCAAGCCCTCACCATCAACGCGAACTTCGTACGCGCCCGCTACAACCTAGGCGTGTCCTGCATCAACATTGGCTGCTATCCGGAAGCCGCGCAGCATCTGCTCGGCGCGCTGTCCATGCACCGCGTTGTCGAACAAGAGGGTCGCGAGCGCGCTCGCGAGATCATCGGCGACGGTCAAGGGCCTGATGGTCTGGACGACGAGCGGCTCGAACGCATGCTGCATATCAGCCAGAACCAGAGCACGAACCTGTACGATACACTGCGCCGGGTCTTTAGCCAGATGGGCCGTCGCGACCTGGCGGATCAGGTTGTTGCCGGTATGGACGTGAATGTCTTCCGCAAGGAGTTTGAGTTTTAG
- a CDS encoding uncharacterized protein (ID:PFLUO_002043-T1.cds;~source:funannotate), translating into MTIDATMPHWKPHVHRKRAAQHECIPPAWLLPASVQANPPSNSVDAIRASGILTADELAWTDTTDIQDLVALVASRKVSSEQLTTAFCKRAAIAQQLTKCLTEIFFERALTRARELDEHLRTTGQVIGPLHGVPVSIKDRFDIEGVDSTVGWVGLVNKPAQSSSSVVQLLESMGAVLYVKTNVPQSLMMSDSYNHVFGQSVNAFNRALISGGSSGGEGALVAAGGSVLGIGTDIGGSIRIPAALQGLYSIKPTRGRVPWDCSFLNQFYMVPPVAGPLATSLATTEYLMDHLLASQPWRIDPAAIPIPWRKELAALPTDRKLRLGVVFDDGVVRPQPPVMRAMRETVQALRDAGHEVIEWDASLHKQGTDLWTKSILADGGRHCRHLCEIVGEPLIEGMVVGTEKDLLDIEEREKLEKEKVAFETTFLNQWVTSRIDALLMPVQPWVGYKPKTWVKSSQWLGYTAMWNMLDYAALTVPIGAAHRSLDSVGNGANAEWEGHQVRNESDQFNYEQYDIDLVDGMPICVQIVGERFGDEKAMAVAKVVDKLVNLK; encoded by the exons ATGACAATCGACGCGACCATGCCACACTGGAAACCCCACGTTCACCGCAAACGCGCCGCCCAGCACGAATGCATCCCGCCCGCTTGGCTCCTCCCCGCCTCGGTCCAGGCCAACCCACCTTCGAACAGCGTGGACGCCATCCGCGCCAGCGGGATTCTCACTGCGGATGAGCTAGCCTGGACCGATACAACCGATATCCAAGACCTCGTGGCCCTAGTCGCGAGTCGGAAAGTCAGTAGCGAGCAGCTCACGACGGCATTCTGTAAGCGCGCGGCGATCGCGCAGCAATTGACCAAATGCTTGACGGAAATCTTTTTTGAGAGGGCTCTGACTCGGGCGCGAGAGTTGGATGAGCATCTTCGGACGACAGGGCAGGTGATTGGGCCATTGCATGGTGTGCCGGTTTCTATCAAGGATCGGTTTGATATTGAGGGCGTGGATAGTACTGTCG GATGGGTCGGGCTCGTCAATAAACCGGCGCAGTCATCCAGCTCGGTCGTGCAGCTGCTCGAATCTATGGGTGCCGTGTTATACGTCAAGACGAACGTGCCGCAGTCTCTGATG ATGTCCGACTCCTACAACCACGTCTTCGGGCAATCCGTGAATGCTTTCAACCGTGCCCTTATTTCTGGCGGTAGTTCCGGCGGCGAAGGAGCTCTCGTCGCTGCCGGTGGTAGCGTGCTGGGTATCGGCACGGATATCGGCGGCTCGATTCGTATTCCTGCAGCGCTGCAGGGGTTGTATTCTATTAAGCCGACAAGAGGCAGGGTGCCGTGGGATTGTTCCTT TCTGAATCAGTTCTACATGGTCCCACCCGTCGCAGGGCCGTTGGCTACATCTCTTGCGACGACGGAGTATTTAATGGACCATTTACTCGCTTCACAGCCGTGGAGAATTGACCCAGCCGCTATTCCCATTCCATGGAGGAAGGAACTGGCTGCCTTGCCCACAGACCGCAAGCTGCGACTAGGTGTTGTATTCGATGACGGAGTGGTCAGACCTCAGCCGCCAGTTATGAGAGCGATGCGTGAGACTGTTCAGGCGTTGCGGGATGCCGGCCATGAAG TCATCGAGTGGGACGCCTCACTTCACAAGCAAGGCACCGATCTCTGGACGAAATCCATTCTGGCCGATGGTGGCCGTCACTGTAGACACTTGTGTGAGATCGTGGGCGAGCCTTTGATCGAGGGTATGGTCGTAGGCACAGAGAAAGATCTACTGGATATcgaagagagggagaag CttgagaaagaaaaagtcgCCTTTGAAACCACCTTTTTAAACCAATGGGTCACATCCCGCATCGACGCCCTGCTAATGCCCGTGCAGCCATGGGTAGGCTACAAACCCAAGACATGGGTGAAGAGCAGTCAGTGGCTGGGGTACACGGCTATGTGGAACATGTTGGACTACGCGGCTCTCACGGTTCCGATTGGGGCGGCACATCGGAGCCTTGATTCTGTTGGTAATGGGGCGAATGCTGAGTGGGAGGGGCATCAGGTTAGGAATGAGAGTGATCAGTTCAACTATGAGCAAT ATGACATTGATCTCGTGGATGGAATGCCCATCTGTGTACAGATTGTAGGCGAGAGATTTGGTGACGAGAAGGCTATGGCGGTTGCGAAAGTGGTGGATAAACTGGTGAATTTAAAGTAG
- a CDS encoding uncharacterized protein (ID:PFLUO_002038-T1.cds;~source:funannotate), which produces MRLPTLALLASVAAVSANTVNLLLPGFHGYESKIAAKEIGQSGDTITYLVSCAEGVTNCGIPSSGMTAMSAPTSMQLMYSYSTASASVSCNIAGQTYALCSAMDIANGQTHTGGMSTLNSKDLNWMPVTCSTTPTSTSTPTPTSTPTPTSTPTWTPTVTPTSTPRWSTSSVVPSSSVRVSSTPLVSTPVAPSGTPAPPAKTTSANANAAPALGASNMLAMGGALFALAAALA; this is translated from the exons ATGCGTCTTCCGACTCTTGCCCTTCTGGCGAGTGTCGCTGCGGTCTCCGCTAACACGGTGAACCTGCTTCTGCCCGGCTTCCACGGATACGAAAGCAAAATTGCTGCTAAGGAGATTGGCCAG TCTGGCGATACGATCACCTATCTTGTCAGCTGTGCCGAGGGCGTGACCAACTGTGGCATTCCTAGCTCGGGCATGACGGCCATGTCGGCGCCGACGTCGATGCAGCTGATGTACTCGTACTCGACTGCGTCAGCCTCCGTGTCCTGCAACATCGCCGGCCAAACCTATGCGCTGTGCTCCGCCATGGACATCGCCAACGGTCAAACCCACACAGGCGGCATGTCCACCCTGAACTCGAAGGATCTGAACTGGATGCCGGTCACCTGCAGCACTacgccgacctcgacctcaACCCCGACTCCCACTTCGACTCCCACTCCAACCTCGACTCCGACCTGGACCCCGACGGTGACGCCCACGTCTACCCCTCGGTGGTCGACCAGCTCTGTTGTCCCGTCTAGCTCTGTCCGGGTCTCCTCGACTCCTCTTGTTTCGACTCCCGTGGCTCCCTCGGGCACGCCGGCGCCTCCTGCCAAGACCACGTCGgccaacgccaacgccgctCCGGCACTGGGTGCCTCCAACATGCTGGCTATGGGCGGTGCGCTCTTCGCGCTTGCCGCTGCCCTGGCATGA
- a CDS encoding uncharacterized protein (ID:PFLUO_002040-T1.cds;~source:funannotate), with protein sequence MKEGKRARRHQMLNKSLKRKETVYVGNLFFDMTADDLRTAMEKFGVVEMASIIHDNRGLSKGFGYVRFSTIEEAETAIAQQNMQVLEGRTTVVQFANTAMSRSEVDKTAPTFTLFVGNVPYEMTDQDVNALFEDIHNIVDVRIPVDRRSGMPRGFLHVEFLDIPSAVRAKEMLSLRDPYGRKLRINYAAPMKMQQRRSIPEEPEM encoded by the exons ATGA aggaaggaaagcgCGCGCGGCGACATCAAATGCTGAATAAGTCGCTAAAACGCAAGGAGACGGTGTACGTGGGCAATCTGTTCTTCGATATGACGGCGGACGATCTTCGGACGGCGATGGAGAAATTTGGGGTTGTGGAGATGGCGAGTATTATTCATGATAACCGGGGGCTGAGCAAAGG ATTCGGTTATGTCCGCTTCAGCACCATCGAAGAGGCTGAGACGGCCATCGCACAACAGAATATGCAGGTGCTGGAAGGAAGAACCACCGTTGTGCAGTTTGCCAACACGGCGATGTCGCGTTCCGAAGTTGACAAGACTGCTCCGACCTTCACGCTGTTTGTCGGCAATGTGCCCTACGAAATGACGGACCAGGACGTGAATGCCCTATTCGAGGATATCCATAATATCGTCGACGTGCGCATTCCCGTGGACCGCCGGTCGGGCATGCCTCGTGGGTTCTTGCATGTCGAATTCCTGGATATCCCCAGCGCTGTCCGGGCCAAGGAGATGTTATCATTGAGGGACCCCTATGGCCGCAAACTGCGGATCAACTATGCGGCGCCTATGAAGATGCAGCAGCGGAGGTCCATTCCCGAGGAGCCGGAGATGTAA